The sequence CGATTCGGATGACAGCTAGATCTGTATCCAGATCATCGCTCATGAGATCAGCCTGAAATTGTCGTCCATCCGGGAAAGTGACCTCGATCCTGGTGGCTCCGTGCACGACATGGCTGTTGGTGAGGATAAATCCATCCGGAGTGAAAATAAAGCCCGAGCCACTCCCCTGTCTTCCCCAGGGAGGTAGCGGAGTTCGCATCCGCCGGCGCCCTGGTCGCTGAAGAACGTCAATTTTAACCACAGCTGGGCTGACTTTTTCCGCCGCCCTGATCACGGCCCGTGAAAAGGCGTCCAGAAGATGATCATCGGAGGCAGCCTCACTCTCTGACATGCTGCCTGACGTCTCGGTTGAGACCCTCTCAAGAACTTCATTCATGTCTGCATCCCTTCAGCCTAAGTGGTCTTCCACATCGTCAGATCCTGGTAATGGACACCAGCCAGGCAAGGGCACCTTCCGCATGAATATGGGTTTCAAAGCGGGCTTCCTGAATCTGATCAATCCGCCAGCCATCCCGGAAGGCCGACCGGATTACATTCCGGCTCACCCGGTGGGGACCGCTCGTCCCCGGCTCCCGGTCACTGAAACACAGCATGAAATACTTGCCACCGGGAAGCAGGACGGATCGCAATTGGTTCACAAACACAGGTCGTTCCGCAGCACTGAAAACGTGAAAAAGGCCACAGTCCACAACCGTATCGAAGTGCTGGTCTAATTGATCCAATTTCATGGCGCTGGCTATCTTAAAGCTGACCTGCAGCGGACGCTGGTTGGCTTTTGACCGGGCTTGCCGGATGGCCTCTGGAGCAGAGTCAATGCCCCAGACGTCATAACCTTTCTCCGCGAAGAAGAGCGCCAGCTCGCCCGTACCG comes from Candidatus Neomarinimicrobiota bacterium and encodes:
- a CDS encoding class I SAM-dependent methyltransferase, encoding MSEDERSAVFNAAYEGQPPWDIGRPQPALLALEAAGKITGSVLDVGCGTGELALFFAEKGYDVWGIDSAPEAIRQARSKANQRPLQVSFKIASAMKLDQLDQHFDTVVDCGLFHVFSAAERPVFVNQLRSVLLPGGKYFMLCFSDREPGTSGPHRVSRNVIRSAFRDGWRIDQIQEARFETHIHAEGALAWLVSITRI